In a genomic window of Terriglobia bacterium:
- the hpnC gene encoding squalene synthase HpnC, which translates to MDPTTNEALDVRTAWSRLPAGYEIPDVAPSLAEAQAYCARLARGHYENFNVVSWFLPKHLHQHFFNVYSYCRISDDLGDEVGDTQLSLALLDLWQHELDACYAHLADISQPGSRHPVFIALEETIRQFGIPHHEFSDLLIAFREDQTKTRYENFDEVLEYCKNSANPVGHLVLYLCGYSDAERQRLSDCTCTALQLANHWQDVARDYANGRMYLPQESLRLFGVSESDIAQRRFTPQFREMMKFEVARAREWFDRGLPLVQKVDRHLALDIELFSRGGQAILDAIEKQGYDVLKSRPVISKPRKLALLLRALVGKVA; encoded by the coding sequence ATGGACCCTACCACCAACGAGGCTCTCGACGTCCGCACTGCCTGGTCGCGACTTCCCGCCGGATACGAGATCCCCGACGTGGCGCCTTCTCTCGCCGAAGCGCAGGCCTACTGCGCGCGTCTTGCACGTGGCCATTACGAGAACTTCAACGTAGTCTCCTGGTTTTTACCGAAGCACCTGCACCAGCACTTCTTCAACGTCTACTCCTACTGTCGAATCTCAGACGATCTCGGCGACGAAGTCGGGGATACCCAACTGTCGCTTGCATTACTCGATCTCTGGCAGCACGAACTAGATGCCTGTTACGCGCATCTCGCCGACATCTCGCAACCAGGATCACGTCATCCCGTGTTCATCGCGCTGGAAGAAACCATTCGCCAGTTTGGAATTCCTCACCATGAGTTCTCCGATCTCTTGATCGCTTTCCGCGAGGACCAGACCAAGACGCGCTATGAAAACTTTGACGAGGTACTCGAATACTGCAAGAACTCCGCCAATCCTGTTGGCCACCTCGTACTCTATCTCTGCGGTTACTCGGACGCAGAGCGCCAGCGGCTTTCCGACTGCACCTGTACCGCCCTTCAGTTAGCGAATCACTGGCAGGATGTCGCTCGCGATTACGCCAACGGACGCATGTATCTGCCGCAGGAGAGTCTACGTCTCTTCGGTGTTTCCGAGTCCGATATCGCCCAGCGCCGCTTTACCCCGCAGTTCCGCGAGATGATGAAGTTCGAAGTCGCCCGCGCACGAGAGTGGTTCGATCGCGGCCTGCCCCTCGTTCAGAAGGTCGATCGCCATCTTGCCCTCGATATCGAACTTTTCTCGCGCGGTGGCCAGGCGATTCTCGATGCTATCGAGAAGCAGGGCTATGATGTACTCAAGTCGCGTCCCGTGATCTCCAAGCCGCGCAAGCTGGCACTGCTGCTTCGGGCCCTGGTCGGGAAGGTGGCATGA
- a CDS encoding tetratricopeptide repeat protein yields MEYFKLAYDKQAEGEYREAIELYTKSIEAFPSAEPYTFRGWAYSYLEDYEQAIEDCKRAIEIDPEFGNPYNDIGAYLIELDKPDEAIVWLEKAIGAKRYEARCYPYYNLGRVYEARHEWKRARECYQKALAENGEYLAPARALKRLSAMFN; encoded by the coding sequence ATGGAGTACTTCAAACTGGCCTACGACAAGCAGGCCGAAGGAGAGTACCGCGAGGCAATCGAGCTATATACGAAGTCGATTGAGGCCTTCCCTTCCGCCGAGCCGTACACGTTTCGGGGCTGGGCTTATTCATATCTCGAGGATTACGAGCAGGCGATTGAAGACTGCAAGCGGGCCATCGAAATCGACCCGGAGTTTGGGAATCCCTACAACGATATTGGCGCTTACCTGATTGAGCTCGACAAGCCGGATGAGGCGATTGTTTGGCTGGAGAAGGCGATCGGGGCCAAGCGGTATGAGGCGCGCTGCTATCCGTACTACAACCTCGGGCGGGTGTATGAGGCTCGGCACGAATGGAAACGGGCGCGGGAGTGCTATCAAAAGGCACTGGCCGAGAATGGGGAATACCTCGCGCCGGCGAGGGCGTTGAAGAGGTTGAGCGCAATGTTCAACTGA
- the mtnP gene encoding S-methyl-5'-thioadenosine phosphorylase produces the protein MAQAEIGIIGGSGLYQMKGLTDLHEVALETPFGKPSDSYMVGTLGGRKVAFLARHGRGHRLMPSELNFRANIHGMKQLGVERILSISAVGSLKQEHAPLDFVLPDQFYDRTKHRVSTFFGDGVVAHIAFGDPICERSQKVVHDACKRAGVNVKLGGTYICMEGPQFSTKAESNLYRSWGMDVIGMTNLQEAKLAREAELCYVTVAMVTDYDCWHPHHDEVTVDQIVAVLLKNAENACNVVREAVEAMPKERTCKCGSALASAIITSKDAIPAATKEKLKLIIGKYV, from the coding sequence TTGGCACAAGCTGAAATCGGCATTATTGGCGGTAGTGGTCTTTATCAAATGAAGGGCCTCACCGACCTCCACGAGGTCGCGCTCGAAACCCCTTTCGGCAAACCTTCCGACAGCTACATGGTCGGCACCCTCGGCGGCCGAAAAGTCGCATTCCTTGCACGCCACGGCCGCGGACACCGCCTCATGCCCTCGGAGCTGAACTTCCGCGCCAACATCCACGGCATGAAGCAGCTCGGAGTTGAGCGCATCCTCTCCATCTCGGCGGTAGGCTCGTTGAAGCAGGAGCACGCTCCACTGGACTTCGTGCTTCCCGACCAGTTCTACGACCGCACCAAGCATCGCGTTTCAACCTTCTTCGGCGACGGAGTCGTCGCGCACATCGCTTTCGGTGATCCCATCTGCGAGCGCTCCCAGAAAGTCGTTCACGACGCCTGCAAGCGCGCCGGCGTGAACGTCAAACTCGGCGGAACCTACATCTGCATGGAAGGGCCGCAGTTCTCGACAAAAGCCGAGTCGAATCTCTATCGCTCGTGGGGCATGGACGTCATAGGCATGACCAACCTGCAGGAGGCAAAGCTAGCACGCGAAGCCGAGCTTTGCTACGTCACCGTCGCCATGGTGACCGACTACGATTGCTGGCATCCGCACCACGACGAGGTCACCGTCGATCAGATCGTTGCCGTGCTGCTGAAGAATGCCGAGAACGCCTGCAACGTCGTACGTGAAGCCGTAGAAGCAATGCCAAAAGAGCGCACCTGCAAATGCGGGTCGGCCCTGGCAAGCGCCATCATCACCTCAAAAGATGCGATCCCGGCCGCAACGAAAGAGAAGCTGAAACTCATCATCGGAAAGTACGTTTAA
- the hpnE gene encoding hydroxysqualene dehydroxylase HpnE — protein sequence MSSTLTQPAPILTDAGTAASVAVIGGGLSGLAAACALSEAGYRVTLFERRPYLGGRASSYEHPGTGEIVDNCQHILLGCCTNLVDFYGRLGVQDKIRWYDRLTFMLPGGQAGEIGASGWPAPFHASPSFLRFDLLSLTDKLGIGRAMTALMPRVPADNGKSFLEWLRHHGQTQQAIDRFWSPVLVSALNEDLERVSVAYGAMVFRDAFLKSAEAGRMGVPTVPLSRLYGSAADYIRERGGQVHLRSSVESFTPAADHVSVGVGGEEIVFHYLISAVPFSHLDSILPHSTESEPIREQLVQFTSSPITGIHFWFDREITQLDHAVLLDRTIQWMFQKSRILERASSPDAPLAAGSYLELVVSSSKSLLTRSRNDILDLALRELAEFFPAAKEARVLKSTVVKEVHATFSPAPGLERHRPTPLTAWPRVFLSGDWTATGWPATMEGAVRGGYITAQVLANTRGDDSRFLVPDLPARGLMRLFR from the coding sequence GTGAGTTCGACCCTTACCCAACCCGCGCCGATCCTCACCGACGCCGGCACCGCTGCGTCCGTCGCCGTCATTGGCGGCGGTCTCTCCGGACTCGCAGCCGCCTGCGCTCTTTCCGAGGCCGGCTATCGCGTCACGCTGTTTGAGCGCCGCCCATACCTCGGTGGCCGCGCGTCGTCTTACGAGCATCCCGGCACCGGCGAAATCGTCGACAACTGCCAGCACATCCTGCTCGGCTGCTGCACCAACCTTGTCGACTTCTACGGACGCCTCGGCGTGCAGGACAAGATCCGCTGGTACGACCGCCTCACCTTCATGCTTCCGGGCGGCCAGGCTGGCGAAATCGGCGCATCCGGATGGCCCGCACCCTTCCACGCCTCGCCATCGTTCTTGCGCTTCGATCTGCTCTCCCTCACCGACAAACTCGGCATCGGCCGCGCTATGACAGCACTGATGCCGCGCGTTCCTGCGGATAATGGCAAAAGCTTCCTTGAGTGGCTCCGTCATCATGGCCAGACGCAGCAGGCGATCGATCGCTTCTGGTCACCCGTACTCGTCAGCGCGCTGAACGAGGACCTCGAACGCGTCTCCGTCGCTTACGGTGCCATGGTGTTCCGCGACGCTTTCCTCAAGTCCGCCGAAGCCGGACGCATGGGCGTTCCCACGGTTCCGCTTTCGCGACTTTACGGCTCCGCCGCCGACTACATCCGCGAACGCGGCGGCCAGGTGCATCTGCGCTCGTCGGTCGAATCCTTCACTCCCGCCGCCGACCACGTTTCGGTCGGCGTCGGCGGCGAAGAGATCGTCTTCCACTACCTCATCTCCGCCGTCCCGTTCTCGCATCTCGATTCGATCCTCCCGCACTCCACCGAATCCGAGCCGATCCGCGAGCAACTCGTGCAATTCACAAGCTCGCCCATCACAGGCATCCATTTCTGGTTCGATCGCGAGATCACGCAACTCGATCACGCCGTGCTCCTCGACCGCACCATCCAATGGATGTTCCAGAAATCGCGCATTCTCGAACGTGCCAGTTCGCCCGATGCGCCTCTCGCCGCCGGTAGCTATCTCGAACTCGTAGTGAGTTCCTCGAAATCGCTTCTCACCCGCAGCCGCAACGACATCCTCGACCTCGCGCTCCGTGAACTCGCAGAATTCTTCCCCGCCGCGAAGGAAGCTCGCGTCCTGAAATCAACAGTCGTGAAAGAAGTCCACGCGACCTTCTCGCCTGCACCCGGCCTCGAGCGTCATCGTCCCACCCCGCTCACCGCCTGGCCCCGCGTCTTCCTCTCCGGAGACTGGACCGCCACCGGATGGCCCGCCACCATGGAAGGCGCCGTCCGCGGTGGCTACATCACCGCGCAGGTGCTCGCCAATACCCGCGGCGACGACTCGCGTTTCCTCGTCCCCGACCTGCCCGCGCGCGGCCTCATGCGCCTCTTCCGTTAA
- a CDS encoding zinc-binding dehydrogenase, whose amino-acid sequence MTAAVLYGKEDVKIEKVPIPRVGDGEVLIKVHVALTCGTDLKVYQRGYHARMIVPPALFGHELAGTIEQLGPGVRGFRKGQRVVALNSAPCGMCFYCSKHQENLCEDLLFNNGAYAEYIRIPKRIVETNMLPVPPDVSYEEAAMVEPLACVLRGLHETGLEIGDTVTVIGGGSIGMMFMQVAKLVGCNVIAVVKRDSQVEGARKMGAHDVVQITKVNDAVDAVRALTNDRRGSDVVVEAVGRPEAWEWAIDMVRKGGTVNFFGGCASGTKVNLDTQRLHYSEITLKATFHHTPETVRRAFALITEGKIRANDYITGEAPLSRLQQVLRHMSNRNGDIKTAIIPGH is encoded by the coding sequence ATGACAGCAGCAGTCCTCTACGGTAAAGAGGACGTTAAGATCGAGAAAGTTCCTATCCCACGCGTCGGCGACGGAGAAGTCCTCATCAAGGTGCACGTCGCGCTCACCTGTGGAACGGATCTGAAGGTCTACCAGCGCGGTTATCACGCCCGAATGATCGTGCCCCCGGCCCTGTTCGGGCACGAACTCGCCGGAACCATCGAGCAACTTGGTCCGGGCGTCCGAGGGTTCCGCAAAGGCCAGCGCGTCGTCGCTCTCAACTCCGCTCCCTGCGGAATGTGTTTCTACTGCTCCAAGCACCAGGAAAATCTCTGCGAAGACTTGCTCTTCAACAACGGTGCCTACGCCGAGTACATTCGCATTCCCAAGCGCATCGTCGAAACCAACATGCTGCCGGTTCCACCCGACGTAAGCTACGAAGAAGCGGCGATGGTCGAACCGCTCGCCTGCGTGCTGCGCGGATTGCATGAAACCGGCCTCGAAATCGGCGACACCGTCACCGTCATCGGGGGTGGCTCGATCGGCATGATGTTCATGCAGGTCGCCAAACTCGTCGGCTGCAACGTCATCGCCGTCGTCAAGCGCGACTCGCAGGTCGAGGGCGCGCGCAAAATGGGCGCCCATGATGTGGTACAAATCACGAAGGTTAACGATGCCGTCGATGCCGTCCGCGCCCTCACCAATGATCGTCGTGGCTCCGACGTAGTCGTTGAAGCTGTCGGTCGTCCCGAGGCCTGGGAGTGGGCTATCGACATGGTACGCAAGGGCGGGACGGTAAACTTTTTTGGCGGATGCGCAAGCGGCACGAAGGTCAACCTCGATACACAGCGTCTCCACTACTCGGAGATCACGCTCAAGGCGACATTCCATCACACCCCGGAGACTGTGCGCCGCGCTTTTGCGCTCATTACAGAAGGGAAGATCCGAGCCAACGATTACATTACCGGAGAAGCACCGCTCTCTCGCTTGCAGCAGGTGCTGCGCCACATGAGCAACCGCAACGGAGACATCAAGACAGCGATCATCCCGGGACACTAA
- a CDS encoding phytoene/squalene synthase family protein, which yields MSAAVQQHPLQLETAYGVCRHITRSAARNFYYGFLALPRPKRNALSAVYAFMRHADDLSDDASLPIPERRRKLSEWLDRFHRVVEGSATDDPVFMALRDAQQKYNIPTELLDKLVQGTAMDLYANSPGDPSPAELAQSAPDTVRIAYRTFAELYDYCYHVASVVGLTCIRIFGYREQFAEQLAEEVGVAFQLTNILRDIKEDGSLGRVYIPQEDLEQFGISAEELVSGSNLERLRPLLEMEANRAREFYKAADKLLPLIDEDSQGALWTLVTIYHRLLDRMVERQYDVYSRRIRLSGLEKSGILFKGFLKRLT from the coding sequence ATGAGCGCCGCCGTGCAGCAGCATCCACTCCAACTCGAGACCGCGTATGGCGTTTGTCGCCACATCACCCGCTCTGCCGCGCGCAATTTTTATTACGGATTCCTCGCACTGCCGCGCCCCAAGCGCAACGCCCTCTCCGCCGTCTACGCATTCATGCGCCACGCCGACGACCTCTCCGACGACGCTTCACTCCCTATCCCTGAGCGTCGCCGCAAACTGAGTGAATGGCTGGACCGGTTCCATCGCGTCGTCGAAGGCTCCGCCACCGATGATCCCGTCTTCATGGCCCTGCGCGACGCCCAGCAGAAATACAACATCCCCACCGAACTCCTCGACAAATTGGTGCAGGGAACTGCCATGGACCTCTACGCCAACAGTCCTGGCGATCCCTCACCCGCCGAACTCGCGCAATCCGCGCCCGATACCGTCCGCATTGCCTACCGCACCTTCGCCGAACTTTACGACTACTGCTATCATGTCGCGTCCGTCGTCGGATTGACATGCATCCGCATCTTCGGCTACCGGGAGCAGTTCGCCGAGCAACTCGCCGAAGAAGTTGGGGTCGCCTTCCAACTCACGAATATCCTTCGCGATATCAAGGAAGACGGCTCGCTCGGCCGCGTCTACATACCGCAGGAAGACCTCGAGCAATTCGGCATCTCCGCCGAAGAACTCGTCTCCGGTTCGAATCTCGAACGTCTGCGCCCGCTGCTGGAAATGGAAGCTAATCGCGCTCGCGAATTCTACAAAGCCGCCGACAAACTCCTGCCGCTCATCGACGAAGACAGCCAGGGTGCCCTTTGGACGCTCGTCACCATCTACCATCGCCTGCTCGATCGCATGGTCGAGCGCCAGTACGACGTCTACTCCCGCCGCATTCGTCTCAGCGGACTCGAAAAGTCAGGTATCCTTTTCAAAGGTTTCCTGAAACGTCTTACGTGA
- a CDS encoding PfkB family carbohydrate kinase: protein MSILVVGSVAFDTIKSQFGERHKILGGAATYFSLAASYFTEVRVLAVVGEDFTQEHEQVLTSHGVDTRGIEHANGKTFHWGGEYGENLNEAQTKFTDLNVFANFQPRIPAAYNDSDFLFLANIQPDLQKQVRDSMPHVKLVGGDTMNYWINNTRPQLMETLKGVDILLINDTEARMLTGDTSVPRAANNILEIGPKALVIKHGEYGATIFFKENSYGNGVKAFRAPALPIEEVFDPTGAGDSFAGGFMGYIGSQKEISRETLKHAMFYGSVMGSFAVERFGPERLQNLTKAEIDERFRAFRNLTHLD, encoded by the coding sequence ATGTCTATCCTCGTTGTCGGCTCAGTCGCCTTCGACACCATCAAGTCGCAATTCGGCGAGCGCCACAAAATCCTTGGGGGCGCCGCGACCTACTTTTCCCTCGCCGCAAGCTACTTTACGGAAGTTCGGGTGCTGGCTGTTGTTGGCGAAGATTTCACCCAGGAACATGAACAGGTTCTCACCTCGCATGGCGTCGACACTCGCGGCATCGAGCACGCCAACGGTAAGACCTTCCATTGGGGCGGAGAGTATGGCGAGAATCTCAATGAGGCGCAAACCAAGTTCACTGACCTGAACGTCTTCGCGAATTTCCAGCCACGAATTCCCGCCGCCTACAACGACAGCGATTTCCTTTTCCTGGCAAACATCCAGCCCGACCTGCAGAAGCAGGTGCGCGACTCCATGCCGCACGTAAAGCTCGTCGGCGGCGACACCATGAATTACTGGATCAACAACACGCGCCCGCAGCTCATGGAGACTCTCAAAGGCGTCGACATTCTGCTCATCAACGACACTGAAGCCAGGATGCTGACCGGCGACACCAGCGTGCCGCGAGCGGCCAACAATATCCTCGAGATAGGCCCCAAGGCACTCGTCATCAAACACGGCGAGTACGGAGCGACCATTTTCTTCAAAGAGAACTCATACGGCAACGGCGTAAAAGCATTCCGAGCCCCGGCTCTTCCCATCGAAGAGGTCTTCGATCCCACCGGCGCAGGCGACTCCTTCGCCGGCGGCTTCATGGGCTACATCGGCTCGCAGAAAGAAATTTCGCGCGAGACACTGAAGCACGCCATGTTCTACGGCAGCGTCATGGGTTCGTTCGCAGTCGAGCGCTTCGGTCCGGAGCGCCTGCAGAACCTGACCAAGGCTGAGATCGACGAGCGCTTCCGCGCGTTTAGGAATTTGACGCACCTGGATTGA
- a CDS encoding zinc-dependent dehydrogenase: MSVATQIGDRRQEGKIPSHMLAAVYYGVNDVRMETVPVPRIGAGELLIRVHTCGICGTDLKKISTGSHSAPRIFGHETAGDIVATGTGVRNFAVGDRVMVFHHIPCRQCYYCRNKVFSQCPVYKKVGVTAGYEPSGGGFSEYVRVMDWIVDNGGAVKIPDDVSYEQASYIEPVNTVMKGIETLRLQHGETVLVIGQGPIGLMMGFLAKRAGAKVVASDLFAQRLTISMSFGLTTTIDASAVNAVERTRELTEGRGADAVILAVAGNALIRPAMDAARPGGRVLLFAQTQHSDAVIDSAAVCVDEKALLGSYSASVDLQEESLRFVFSREMDLASLYSHRFPLQQAVEALQLAARPKPDTMKIAIQPDHGRAV; this comes from the coding sequence TTGTCCGTAGCAACTCAAATCGGCGATCGGCGGCAGGAAGGTAAAATCCCTTCCCACATGCTTGCCGCCGTTTATTACGGCGTCAACGACGTCCGCATGGAGACCGTCCCAGTCCCGCGGATTGGTGCCGGCGAACTCCTCATCCGCGTGCATACCTGCGGCATCTGCGGCACTGACCTCAAGAAGATTTCCACCGGCTCGCACTCGGCCCCGCGCATCTTCGGCCATGAAACCGCCGGAGACATCGTTGCCACCGGCACAGGCGTTCGCAATTTCGCCGTCGGGGACCGCGTCATGGTCTTCCATCACATCCCATGCCGCCAGTGCTACTACTGCCGCAACAAGGTTTTCTCACAGTGCCCGGTCTACAAGAAGGTTGGCGTCACCGCGGGTTACGAACCCTCGGGCGGCGGATTCTCCGAGTACGTTCGAGTCATGGACTGGATCGTCGACAACGGTGGAGCTGTCAAGATTCCCGACGACGTCAGTTATGAACAGGCTTCTTACATCGAGCCCGTCAACACCGTCATGAAAGGCATCGAGACGCTTCGTCTCCAGCACGGCGAAACCGTACTTGTGATCGGTCAAGGCCCTATTGGTCTCATGATGGGTTTTCTCGCCAAGCGTGCCGGTGCCAAGGTTGTCGCTTCCGATTTATTCGCCCAGAGGCTTACAATATCCATGTCTTTTGGTCTCACCACGACCATTGACGCATCCGCAGTCAACGCAGTCGAGCGAACCCGGGAATTGACAGAAGGCAGGGGCGCGGATGCGGTCATTCTTGCCGTTGCAGGAAATGCTCTGATTCGGCCCGCCATGGATGCCGCGCGTCCTGGTGGTCGCGTTTTGTTGTTTGCGCAAACGCAACACAGTGACGCCGTCATCGATTCCGCCGCTGTTTGCGTCGACGAAAAAGCGTTGTTGGGCTCCTATAGCGCGTCCGTGGATCTGCAGGAGGAGTCGCTTCGTTTCGTCTTCAGTCGCGAAATGGATCTGGCTTCGCTTTACAGCCATCGATTTCCGCTGCAGCAGGCCGTGGAGGCGTTACAACTGGCTGCTCGTCCCAAGCCGGACACCATGAAGATAGCTATTCAACCGGACCACGGAAGAGCAGTGTGA
- a CDS encoding 3-isopropylmalate dehydrogenase has protein sequence MPVTQNVSKRAHKIAVVPGDGIGKEVIPAALNVIRATGASVEFTEFDWSADRYLKDGTTIPPDGFEMLARDFDAIFVGALGDPRVKTNIHAKEILLGMRFRMDLYANVRPVKLLDSALCPLKNVTPEMIDFTVIRENTEGVYMDMGGIFKRDTPDEVATQEDINTRKGVERIIRFAFDYARHHGRKRVLMADKSNVMSYAGGLWQKVFKQVSADYTDITPQNMYVDALCLQMVREPQSLEVIVTNNMFGDILTDLAAALQGGLGMAASGNIHPGRTSMFEPVHGSAPPLAGKNVANPMGAILSAAMMLDYLGLTAEAKKMETAVAAAVKEKKLTTDVGGTMGTRELTEWIAKRVL, from the coding sequence ATGCCCGTGACTCAGAACGTTTCAAAACGCGCCCACAAGATCGCCGTCGTTCCCGGCGACGGCATCGGCAAAGAAGTCATTCCCGCCGCCCTCAACGTGATCCGCGCAACTGGCGCGTCGGTTGAGTTCACCGAGTTCGACTGGTCCGCCGACCGGTACCTGAAGGACGGCACCACCATCCCGCCAGACGGCTTCGAGATGCTCGCGCGCGACTTCGACGCCATCTTCGTCGGCGCCCTCGGCGACCCTCGCGTCAAAACCAACATTCACGCCAAGGAAATCCTGCTCGGAATGCGCTTCCGCATGGACCTCTACGCGAATGTCCGCCCGGTCAAACTGCTCGACTCTGCTCTCTGCCCACTCAAAAATGTCACGCCCGAGATGATCGACTTCACCGTCATTCGCGAGAACACCGAAGGCGTTTACATGGACATGGGCGGAATCTTCAAGCGCGACACTCCGGACGAAGTCGCCACGCAGGAAGACATCAATACCCGAAAGGGTGTCGAGCGCATCATCCGCTTCGCCTTCGACTACGCCCGCCACCACGGCCGCAAGAGGGTCCTCATGGCCGACAAATCCAACGTCATGAGCTACGCCGGAGGTCTCTGGCAAAAGGTGTTCAAGCAGGTCTCCGCCGACTACACCGACATCACGCCGCAGAACATGTACGTCGACGCCCTTTGCCTGCAAATGGTGCGCGAGCCGCAATCTCTCGAAGTCATCGTCACCAACAACATGTTCGGCGACATCCTCACCGATCTCGCCGCCGCTCTCCAGGGTGGCCTCGGCATGGCTGCGAGTGGCAACATTCACCCGGGCCGCACCTCCATGTTCGAACCCGTCCACGGGTCCGCCCCACCCCTCGCGGGCAAGAACGTCGCCAACCCAATGGGCGCCATCCTCAGCGCCGCCATGATGCTCGACTACCTCGGCCTCACCGCCGAAGCCAAAAAGATGGAAACCGCCGTCGCCGCAGCCGTCAAAGAGAAAAAGCTCACGACCGACGTCGGCGGGACAATGGGAACGAGAGAATTGACGGAATGGATTGCCAAGCGCGTCTTGTAA
- a CDS encoding NAD-dependent epimerase/dehydratase family protein: MRTFLTGATGFVGSHVAQALAVAGADLRLLVRPTSRRDNVEHLRADIVLGDLRDPSSLAPAMQGCELVFHVGADYRLWTRNPEEMYAANVAGTEAIIKSAQSAGVRRIVYCSSVATMGFGHGGPITDEETPVSLTDMIGHYKRSKFLAEQVAINAAKEGVDVVIVNPSTPIGEQDIKPTPTGRIVVDFLKRKFPAYSDTGLNLVDVKDVASAHLLAAERGHSGVRYIIGGENLTLKEMLDKLAAITGLPSPTVKVPHAVTLMAGICDELWTGKIRGREPRVTLDAVRMGRKKMWVSSGRAEKELGYHSAPVDDCLRRAAEWFVAHGYAPAYSQPAVMTA; encoded by the coding sequence CTGAGAACTTTTCTCACAGGTGCCACCGGATTCGTCGGCAGCCACGTCGCGCAAGCGCTGGCAGTCGCTGGCGCCGACCTCCGCCTTCTCGTTCGCCCAACCAGTCGCCGCGATAATGTCGAGCATCTCCGCGCCGACATCGTCCTCGGTGATCTTCGCGATCCCTCTTCTCTCGCGCCCGCTATGCAGGGTTGCGAACTCGTCTTCCACGTCGGCGCCGACTACCGTCTCTGGACCCGCAATCCCGAGGAGATGTACGCCGCCAACGTCGCTGGGACGGAAGCCATCATCAAGTCCGCACAATCCGCCGGAGTCCGCCGCATTGTCTACTGCTCCAGTGTAGCCACCATGGGTTTCGGCCATGGCGGCCCAATTACGGATGAAGAAACGCCGGTCTCGCTCACCGACATGATCGGCCACTACAAGCGCTCCAAGTTTCTCGCCGAACAAGTCGCCATCAATGCCGCGAAAGAAGGCGTGGACGTCGTCATCGTTAACCCGAGTACGCCCATTGGCGAACAGGACATCAAGCCCACGCCCACTGGCCGCATCGTGGTCGATTTCCTCAAGCGCAAGTTTCCAGCCTACTCCGATACCGGCCTCAACCTCGTCGACGTGAAGGACGTCGCCAGCGCCCACTTGCTTGCCGCCGAGAGAGGTCACTCCGGCGTGCGCTACATCATCGGTGGCGAGAATCTCACACTGAAGGAGATGCTCGACAAACTCGCCGCCATCACCGGACTGCCGTCTCCCACGGTCAAGGTTCCGCACGCGGTCACGCTGATGGCCGGTATCTGCGATGAACTGTGGACGGGGAAGATTCGCGGTCGCGAACCCCGCGTCACCCTCGACGCCGTTCGCATGGGCCGCAAGAAAATGTGGGTATCGTCCGGGCGCGCGGAAAAGGAACTGGGCTATCACTCCGCTCCAGTCGATGATTGTCTCCGCCGCGCCGCCGAGTGGTTCGTCGCCCACGGCTACGCGCCCGCTTACTCTCAGCCCGCGGTGATGACGGCATGA